A genomic region of Enterococcus sp. 12C11_DIV0727 contains the following coding sequences:
- a CDS encoding DegV family protein, protein MKIAVVTDSTAYLPERIKNSPNLFIIPIPVILDGKIYNEGVDIEADEYYELLNNSNEFPTTSQPALGEVIELYKEIAAKGYDTIISIHLSSGISGFVNTLFSLTDSINGVTLYPYDSKITSVPMGHMVEAALDLIKENASLEDIFAKLDIIRDNTYAYLIVEDLNNLVRGGRLTNGAALIAGLLKIKPILTFEDGKIVLFEKIRSTKKAFARAEAIIGKRDKEIGRPVKLYVIHANNLAVAEEEKAKLQVKYPNAIIEIGHFNPVIGTHLGEKAIALCISAQ, encoded by the coding sequence ATGAAAATTGCTGTTGTGACAGATAGTACAGCCTATTTACCCGAGCGAATTAAGAACTCTCCTAATCTGTTTATTATTCCCATTCCAGTTATTTTAGATGGTAAGATATATAACGAAGGTGTCGATATCGAAGCTGATGAATATTATGAGCTATTAAATAATAGTAACGAGTTTCCAACAACTTCTCAACCTGCATTAGGCGAAGTGATTGAACTCTACAAAGAAATTGCCGCTAAGGGATATGATACGATTATCAGTATTCATCTTTCTTCTGGGATTTCAGGTTTTGTGAATACCTTATTTTCACTAACAGATTCAATCAATGGTGTTACACTTTATCCTTATGACTCTAAAATTACAAGTGTGCCAATGGGGCATATGGTAGAAGCTGCTTTAGATTTGATCAAAGAAAATGCTAGTCTAGAAGATATTTTTGCTAAGCTAGACATCATTCGTGATAACACGTACGCTTATTTAATTGTTGAAGATTTGAACAATTTGGTACGTGGTGGTCGTTTAACGAATGGAGCAGCTCTGATTGCCGGTTTATTAAAAATCAAGCCGATTTTGACTTTTGAAGATGGTAAAATTGTCTTATTTGAAAAAATCCGTTCAACTAAAAAGGCCTTTGCTCGTGCAGAGGCAATTATCGGCAAACGGGACAAAGAAATTGGCCGACCCGTTAAATTATATGTGATTCATGCCAACAACTTGGCAGTTGCTGAAGAAGAAAAAGCAAAACTTCAAGTTAAGTATCCAAATGCAATTATTGAAATTGGTCATTTTAACCCTGTTATTGGGACTCATTTAGGTGAGAAAGCTATTGCACTTTGTATTTCAGCGCAATAA
- a CDS encoding LCP family protein gives MSRVDRYKHIHDKAKPIEEKNSFNPRKEKNHSEEPRQSYYRGPETFPDQEPTEHQEQYLGQDYSNGPSKQIPKKEKKPKKIRKKRRFSWPKRIALFFVLLIVLAVGFFFKGKSYAENDASLPKEALETFNGVKSANGANNILILGSDTRGEDAGRADTIMVLQLDGPSKKPKLISFMRDIFVDIPGYDANKINASYALGGADLVRQTLAENFNIQCRYYAKVDFQSFEKIVDSMFPSGVKIDAEKDLNLDGVDIAKGQQSMDGHTLLQYSRFRKDEEGDFGRVRRQQQVMSAVMGQLKNPLALLRTPESLGRLVGYMSTDIPTTFMLKNGPSLMLKGGSGIERLAVPVEGSWSNDENYYAGSILQIDLETNQKAVQEFLGQ, from the coding sequence ATGAGTCGCGTGGATCGTTATAAACATATACATGATAAAGCAAAACCAATAGAAGAGAAAAATTCCTTTAATCCTAGAAAAGAAAAAAATCATTCTGAAGAACCTAGACAAAGCTATTATCGAGGACCAGAAACATTTCCTGACCAAGAGCCAACAGAGCATCAGGAACAGTATTTGGGGCAAGACTATTCAAATGGTCCTTCAAAACAGATACCCAAAAAAGAAAAAAAACCAAAAAAAATCAGAAAAAAGAGAAGATTTAGCTGGCCTAAAAGAATTGCATTATTCTTTGTCTTGCTAATTGTTTTAGCTGTTGGGTTCTTTTTTAAAGGCAAATCATATGCAGAAAATGATGCATCTTTACCTAAAGAAGCACTTGAAACGTTTAATGGTGTGAAAAGTGCAAATGGCGCCAACAATATTTTGATTTTGGGTAGTGATACAAGAGGAGAAGATGCTGGACGTGCGGATACTATAATGGTACTACAATTAGACGGACCATCTAAAAAGCCCAAATTGATTTCATTTATGCGAGATATATTCGTTGATATTCCAGGCTATGATGCAAATAAAATCAACGCTTCTTATGCTCTAGGCGGTGCGGATTTAGTTCGCCAAACATTAGCGGAAAATTTCAATATTCAATGTAGATATTATGCGAAAGTTGATTTTCAATCCTTTGAAAAAATTGTTGATTCGATGTTCCCAAGTGGAGTTAAAATCGATGCTGAAAAAGACTTGAATTTAGATGGTGTTGATATCGCCAAAGGGCAGCAAAGTATGGACGGGCATACACTTCTACAATATTCTCGTTTTAGAAAAGATGAGGAAGGCGATTTTGGTCGTGTTCGCCGTCAGCAACAAGTGATGTCAGCGGTTATGGGTCAATTAAAAAATCCTTTAGCATTACTTCGCACACCTGAATCTTTAGGACGTTTAGTTGGTTATATGTCTACAGACATCCCAACAACGTTTATGTTGAAAAACGGTCCTTCTTTGATGCTAAAAGGTGGAAGTGGGATTGAACGCCTAGCGGTTCCAGTAGAAGGTTCATGGAGTAACGATGAAAACTACTATGCTGGGAGTATTCTTCAAATTGATTTAGAAACGAATCAAAAGGCGGTTCAAGAATTTCTTGGGCAATAA